Proteins found in one Mesorhizobium sp. CAU 1732 genomic segment:
- the ugpC gene encoding sn-glycerol-3-phosphate ABC transporter ATP-binding protein UgpC: MAELTLRAVQKRFGLVDAVKSVDLDVADGEFIVLVGPSGCGKSTLLRMIAGLEEITGGEIKLDGRSLNAVAPRDRDMAMVFQDYALYPHMTVAENLGFALKMRDMPHAAISAKVAEVAKMLELDMLLERKPRALSGGQRQRVALGRALIRDPKVFLFDEPLSNLDAKLRVGMRMEIRKLQVALGTTSIYVTHDQIEAMTMADRIVVLKLGEVQQIGTPIDIYQRPVNSFVGTFIGSPPMSLVPASIRREGGTVHLAFGHGHDILLPPARAEAIARAGVDRVEVGLRAEHVTLAEDANGPDGTVFTSDIVLVEEHGADSIAVVTLGEREVMGRVRPGSAHVGEKGRRFRVDADGLHLFHPDTGVRLV; this comes from the coding sequence TTGGCAGAGTTGACACTGCGGGCGGTGCAGAAGCGGTTCGGACTCGTCGATGCGGTCAAGTCGGTTGATCTCGATGTGGCCGATGGCGAGTTCATCGTCCTGGTCGGCCCCTCCGGGTGCGGCAAGAGCACGCTCCTGCGCATGATTGCAGGGCTGGAGGAGATCACGGGCGGCGAGATCAAGCTCGATGGCCGCAGCCTCAACGCGGTCGCCCCGCGTGACCGCGACATGGCGATGGTTTTCCAGGACTACGCGCTCTATCCGCATATGACGGTCGCCGAGAATCTCGGTTTCGCGCTGAAGATGCGCGACATGCCGCACGCGGCGATTTCCGCCAAGGTTGCAGAAGTGGCGAAAATGCTGGAACTCGACATGCTGCTGGAGCGCAAGCCGCGCGCGCTGTCCGGCGGCCAGCGCCAGCGCGTCGCTCTCGGCCGTGCGCTGATCCGCGATCCGAAGGTGTTTCTTTTCGACGAGCCGCTGTCGAACCTTGATGCCAAGCTGCGTGTCGGCATGCGCATGGAAATCCGCAAGCTCCAGGTCGCGCTCGGCACGACGAGCATCTACGTCACGCACGACCAGATCGAGGCGATGACGATGGCCGACCGCATCGTCGTCCTGAAACTCGGCGAGGTGCAGCAGATCGGCACGCCGATCGACATCTACCAGCGCCCCGTGAACAGCTTCGTCGGCACCTTCATCGGCTCGCCGCCGATGAGCCTCGTGCCGGCAAGCATTCGCCGTGAAGGCGGCACGGTCCATCTCGCCTTCGGGCATGGCCACGACATCCTGCTGCCGCCCGCCCGTGCCGAAGCGATTGCACGCGCCGGCGTCGATCGTGTCGAGGTCGGTCTGCGCGCAGAGCATGTCACGCTCGCCGAGGACGCGAATGGGCCTGACGGCACAGTCTTTACGTCGGACATCGTGCTGGTCGAGGAGCATGGCGCGGATTCGATCGCAGTCGTGACCCTCGGCGAGCGCGAGGTGATGGGCCGTGTTCGCCCGGGCTCGGCACATGTCGGCGAAAAGGGCCGCCGGTTCCGCGTCGATGCCGATGGCCTTCACCTCTTCCATCCAGACACGGGTGTGCGCCTTGTCTGA
- the der gene encoding ribosome biogenesis GTPase Der, which translates to MSFKVAIIGRPNVGKSTLFNRLAGRKLALVDDTPGVTRDRRVHPAKLYDLRFDVIDTAGLEDAAAATLAGRMRAQTEAAIAEADVVLFVTDSRVGLMPDDRTFADVVRRTGKPVVLVANKAEARGAQGGMLEAWELGLGEPIPISAEHGEGMPDLREAIIEAIGAERALGDDEDDDDLAPVPSAEALVGDDIDDPDAETIPEYDATKPLRIAVVGRPNAGKSTLINTMLGEDRLLTGPEAGITRDSISVDWDWRGRRIKLFDTAGMRRKARVQEKLEKLSVADGLRAIRFAEIVIIVFDSTIPFEKQDLQIADLIIREGRAPIIAFNKWDLVENPQELLAELREKTERLLPQVRGLQAVTVSGETGRGLEKLMEAVDKTHRVWNRRISTGKLNRWLEGVLAHHPPPAVAGRRLKVKYITQVKARPPGFVLSCTRPDAMPQSYVRYLMNGLRETFEMPGVPIRMVLRASENPFANRAKKKR; encoded by the coding sequence ATGAGCTTCAAGGTCGCCATCATCGGCCGTCCCAACGTCGGCAAATCCACGCTTTTCAACAGGCTGGCCGGGCGCAAGCTTGCGCTGGTCGATGACACGCCGGGCGTGACGCGCGACAGGCGCGTCCATCCGGCCAAGCTCTACGATCTGCGCTTCGACGTGATCGACACCGCTGGTCTGGAAGACGCAGCCGCCGCCACGCTGGCCGGCCGCATGCGCGCCCAGACCGAGGCCGCGATCGCGGAGGCCGATGTCGTTCTCTTCGTCACCGATTCCCGTGTTGGCCTGATGCCCGACGACCGCACCTTCGCTGATGTGGTGCGCCGCACCGGCAAGCCGGTCGTGCTCGTCGCCAACAAGGCCGAGGCGCGCGGCGCGCAGGGCGGCATGCTGGAAGCCTGGGAACTCGGGCTCGGCGAGCCGATACCGATTTCCGCCGAGCACGGCGAAGGCATGCCTGATTTGCGCGAGGCGATCATCGAGGCCATCGGCGCGGAGCGCGCGCTGGGTGACGACGAAGACGACGATGACCTCGCGCCGGTTCCCAGCGCCGAGGCGCTGGTCGGCGACGATATCGACGATCCCGACGCGGAAACGATCCCCGAATACGACGCGACCAAGCCGTTGCGCATCGCGGTCGTCGGCAGGCCCAATGCGGGCAAGTCCACGCTTATCAACACGATGCTCGGCGAAGACCGCCTGCTCACCGGCCCGGAAGCGGGCATCACCCGCGATTCGATCTCGGTCGATTGGGACTGGCGCGGCCGCCGCATCAAGCTCTTCGACACCGCCGGCATGCGCCGCAAGGCGCGGGTGCAGGAGAAGCTGGAGAAGCTGTCCGTTGCCGATGGCCTCCGCGCCATCCGCTTTGCCGAAATCGTCATCATCGTTTTCGATTCGACGATCCCCTTCGAGAAGCAGGATCTCCAGATCGCCGATCTGATCATTCGCGAGGGCCGCGCACCGATCATCGCCTTCAACAAATGGGATCTGGTCGAAAACCCGCAGGAGCTGCTGGCCGAACTGCGCGAGAAGACCGAGCGTCTCCTTCCACAGGTGCGCGGCCTCCAGGCCGTGACGGTTTCCGGCGAGACGGGGCGTGGCCTCGAAAAGCTTATGGAGGCCGTCGACAAGACGCATCGCGTCTGGAACCGCCGCATCTCCACCGGCAAGCTGAACCGCTGGCTGGAAGGCGTGCTTGCGCATCATCCGCCGCCCGCGGTTGCCGGACGTCGTCTCAAGGTCAAGTACATCACGCAGGTTAAGGCCCGCCCGCCGGGCTTCGTCTTGTCCTGCACGCGCCCCGATGCGATGCCGCAATCCTATGTGCGCTATCTCATGAACGGCCTTCGCGAGACGTTCGAGATGCCCGGCGTTCCGATCCGCATGGTCTTGCGCGCCTCCGAAAATCCCTTCGCCAATCGGGCCAAGAAGAAGCGCTGA
- a CDS encoding ROK family protein: MLESLLRTRGAFRPVIARESNLTEASVSRILSELRKENLVEEVRHPAPHVGGPTSLVTLRKDISVLGIELSNSRLSFGVGDLGGTLDYVERMPASPQLEQAEFETLFDASLSAMRGWAKTRGITVRQAAMSMPGYGRDAGNPIFPWDVERLRGFLAEALQDIPLALTNSVVAQTAFHRYSSTTPYQVAGDHLFLFVGHGVAGVIVNEAAPIDAFSAFEIGHMVIERDGLACRCGHKGCVEAYTSLRAVSKIIGVSDSEILTKGDRFLEVVGMDSIAREMLRERQFLLGLALGNALNLHPVSTVVISGWPSLMPEEDRAAITDGLNQSLLGGYDERRLTLSFIEPSIGNDPSAALHYAAYCFVRGGGMDAKADPRAAMEEIA, translated from the coding sequence GTGCTCGAGAGCCTTTTGCGGACGCGTGGCGCATTTCGTCCGGTTATAGCGCGCGAGTCGAACCTCACGGAAGCCAGCGTTTCCCGCATTCTCAGCGAATTGCGGAAAGAAAACCTGGTGGAAGAGGTGCGCCATCCAGCGCCTCACGTCGGCGGCCCGACCTCTCTTGTTACACTACGCAAGGATATCAGTGTTCTGGGCATCGAACTCTCCAACAGCCGGCTGTCTTTCGGCGTCGGCGATCTCGGCGGCACGCTCGATTACGTCGAACGCATGCCGGCTTCTCCACAGCTTGAGCAGGCGGAATTCGAAACCCTGTTCGATGCCAGCCTGAGCGCGATGCGGGGTTGGGCCAAGACGCGCGGCATCACCGTGCGACAGGCTGCGATGTCGATGCCCGGCTATGGCCGGGACGCCGGCAACCCGATCTTTCCATGGGACGTTGAGCGCCTGCGCGGCTTTCTCGCGGAGGCGTTGCAGGACATTCCGCTGGCGCTCACGAACTCCGTGGTGGCTCAGACGGCCTTCCATCGCTACTCCAGCACGACGCCCTATCAGGTCGCGGGCGACCACCTGTTCCTGTTCGTGGGCCACGGCGTCGCCGGCGTGATCGTCAACGAAGCGGCGCCGATCGACGCGTTCTCGGCGTTCGAGATCGGTCATATGGTGATCGAGCGCGACGGCCTTGCCTGCCGCTGCGGCCACAAGGGCTGCGTCGAGGCGTATACGTCGCTGCGCGCGGTCTCGAAAATCATCGGCGTGTCCGACAGCGAAATCCTGACCAAGGGCGATCGCTTCCTCGAAGTGGTCGGTATGGACAGCATCGCCCGCGAGATGCTGCGCGAACGGCAGTTCCTGCTCGGTCTGGCGCTCGGCAACGCGCTCAACCTTCATCCGGTCTCGACGGTGGTGATCAGCGGGTGGCCGTCGCTCATGCCGGAGGAGGACCGCGCGGCGATCACCGACGGTCTCAACCAGAGCCTGCTCGGTGGCTATGACGAACGCAGACTGACCCTGTCGTTCATCGAGCCGTCGATCGGAAACGACCCCAGCGCCGCGCTCCATTACGCGGCTTATTGCTTTGTACGCGGTGGAGGGATGGACGCGAAAGCGGATCCGCGGGCCGCGATGGAGGAGATTGCCTGA
- a CDS encoding cell wall hydrolase has translation MRSLAAPFFIGLGFWVGFPTSAAYQDMASFVSGTEAGAQRWGGFVEKSVAGSVHSAEMQFLDASATGSISGSGLTAPGLGSVAFRGKNETSDTPDESRVTRGDKQGRIVNVAPVAPPKSFNAGSVFERTSSLLDAAVEPSLEMAFVAPQIKGKEIQIAGAFHLKEDRKIDPGVPAFLASLVTSEKADILATAYAPASPDYATASPFATLLQNEDKAGAGRFIPPVTDGDHAWMSQPLPASVFSAKEQKCLAEGIYFEARGEDVKGQAAVAQVILNRVRNPTYPATICGVVYQNQSWRNRCQFSFACDGTTPRVRSQNHYKIAQEVGMAVTAGKIFIPEVGSSTHYHATYVHPRWARTMEKMKKIGLHIFYRTHGGGWS, from the coding sequence ATGCGATCCCTCGCTGCCCCGTTTTTCATCGGCCTTGGCTTCTGGGTCGGGTTTCCGACGTCGGCGGCCTATCAGGATATGGCAAGCTTCGTGTCCGGCACGGAAGCCGGCGCGCAGCGCTGGGGCGGCTTCGTCGAGAAGTCCGTCGCAGGCTCCGTGCACAGTGCCGAGATGCAGTTTCTCGACGCATCCGCGACGGGTTCCATATCCGGCAGCGGCCTGACCGCGCCGGGGCTCGGATCGGTCGCCTTCCGCGGCAAGAACGAAACCAGCGACACGCCCGACGAATCGCGCGTCACCCGTGGCGACAAGCAGGGCCGCATCGTGAATGTGGCGCCCGTGGCGCCGCCGAAGTCGTTCAACGCGGGCTCGGTTTTCGAGCGCACCAGTTCGCTGCTCGACGCGGCCGTCGAGCCGTCGCTCGAAATGGCCTTCGTCGCACCGCAGATCAAAGGCAAGGAAATCCAGATCGCAGGCGCCTTCCATCTCAAGGAAGATCGGAAGATCGACCCCGGCGTTCCGGCTTTCCTTGCCTCGCTCGTCACCAGCGAGAAGGCCGACATCCTCGCGACGGCCTATGCGCCGGCGTCGCCTGACTACGCGACGGCGTCGCCCTTCGCGACTTTGTTGCAGAACGAGGACAAGGCCGGCGCCGGTCGCTTCATCCCGCCCGTCACCGATGGCGACCATGCCTGGATGAGCCAGCCGCTTCCGGCCAGCGTCTTTTCTGCCAAGGAGCAGAAGTGTCTCGCCGAGGGCATCTATTTTGAGGCGCGCGGCGAGGACGTGAAGGGCCAGGCGGCCGTCGCCCAGGTCATCCTCAACCGGGTCCGCAACCCGACCTATCCCGCGACGATCTGCGGCGTCGTCTACCAGAACCAGTCATGGCGCAATCGCTGCCAGTTCTCGTTTGCCTGCGACGGCACCACGCCGCGCGTGCGCAGCCAGAATCATTACAAGATCGCGCAGGAAGTCGGCATGGCGGTCACCGCCGGCAAGATATTCATTCCCGAAGTCGGCTCGTCCACGCATTACCATGCGACCTATGTGCATCCGCGCTGGGCACGCACCATGGAAAAGATGAAGAAGATCGGCCTTCACATCTTCTATCGCACCCATGGCGGCGGCTGGAGCTAG
- a CDS encoding AtpZ/AtpI family protein, protein MAGSDRPDETGKTEPERTSAGIGQEDLERRSRELEAALAARRPARDGDKKPVTGSMAGYGQAMKLSSEFIAGIAVGAVIGWLIDRVAGTSPWGLIIFLLLGFVAGVLNVLRSAGMVAEPGPRASPKSDAGGQDKK, encoded by the coding sequence ATGGCCGGCAGTGACAGGCCAGACGAAACCGGAAAAACCGAGCCCGAGCGCACGTCGGCTGGCATAGGTCAGGAAGACCTCGAACGCCGCAGCCGCGAACTCGAGGCTGCACTCGCAGCCAGAAGACCGGCGCGAGACGGGGACAAGAAACCTGTGACCGGCAGCATGGCCGGTTACGGACAGGCAATGAAGCTTTCCAGCGAGTTCATCGCGGGAATTGCTGTCGGGGCAGTCATAGGATGGCTGATCGATCGTGTGGCGGGGACATCGCCATGGGGTCTCATCATCTTCCTGCTCCTCGGATTTGTAGCCGGTGTGCTCAATGTCCTGCGGTCTGCGGGCATGGTGGCGGAGCCGGGCCCGAGAGCGTCGCCGAAAAGCGATGCTGGCGGGCAGGACAAGAAATGA
- a CDS encoding F0F1 ATP synthase subunit B: MFVAPAFAQESGTETQSEVGVEHEAGGVFPPFDSSTFASQILWLAITFGLFYLFLSKVVLPRIGGILEVRSDRIAQDLDQAARMKEEADAAIAAYEQEVAEAKAKASAIGQGARDKAKADAEVERKQTEASLNSKLAEAEARIALIKDAAMRDVGSIAEETATAIVQEVIGAKADKAAVSAAVKAARG; encoded by the coding sequence ATGTTCGTGGCGCCTGCATTCGCGCAGGAATCAGGAACGGAAACGCAATCCGAAGTCGGCGTCGAGCACGAGGCCGGTGGAGTGTTTCCGCCTTTCGATTCATCCACCTTCGCGTCGCAGATTCTGTGGCTGGCGATCACTTTCGGCTTGTTCTACCTCTTTTTGAGCAAGGTCGTTCTTCCGCGCATCGGCGGCATTCTCGAGGTCAGAAGCGATCGTATCGCCCAGGATCTCGACCAGGCTGCACGCATGAAGGAAGAGGCCGACGCCGCGATTGCTGCTTACGAGCAGGAAGTCGCAGAGGCGAAGGCCAAGGCAAGCGCCATCGGCCAGGGCGCACGCGACAAGGCCAAGGCTGATGCCGAAGTCGAGCGCAAGCAGACCGAGGCGTCGCTCAATTCAAAGCTCGCCGAAGCCGAAGCCCGCATAGCACTCATCAAGGATGCTGCGATGCGCGACGTCGGCTCGATCGCCGAGGAGACGGCCACGGCCATCGTTCAGGAGGTTATCGGCGCAAAGGCCGACAAGGCTGCCGTATCCGCCGCCGTCAAGGCCGCGAGAGGATAG
- a CDS encoding F0F1 ATP synthase subunit C: MEAEAARYIGAGLACFGMAGTALGLGNIFGSYLSGALRNPSAADGQFGRLIFGFAVTEALGIFSLLIALLLLFAV; encoded by the coding sequence ATGGAAGCGGAAGCAGCTCGTTACATCGGCGCAGGTCTCGCATGCTTCGGCATGGCCGGCACGGCACTCGGCCTCGGCAACATTTTCGGTAGCTACCTCTCGGGCGCCCTGCGCAACCCGTCGGCTGCCGACGGCCAGTTCGGCCGCCTGATTTTCGGCTTCGCGGTTACGGAAGCTCTCGGCATCTTCTCGCTGCTGATCGCGCTTCTGCTCCTCTTCGCCGTCTAA
- a CDS encoding F0F1 ATP synthase subunit A has translation MADDPIHQFQISKLIPIEIGGLDLSFTNSSLFMVATVATAGAFLYLTTSSRGLIPSRAQSVSEMSYEFVANMLRDAAGTQGMKFFPMVFSLFMFVLVANMLGMFPYFFTVTSHIIVTFALAMVVIGTVVIYGFYKHGLKFLKLFVPSGVPAAVLPMVVIIEIISFLSRPVSLSVRLFANMLAGHITLKVFAGFIVSMSSLGALGVGGAILPLFMTVALTGLEFLVSFLQAYVFAVLACMYLNDAVHPSH, from the coding sequence TTGGCCGACGATCCAATCCACCAGTTTCAGATCTCCAAGCTGATTCCGATTGAGATCGGCGGGCTCGACCTGTCGTTCACCAACTCGTCGCTGTTCATGGTCGCCACCGTCGCGACCGCCGGCGCATTCCTCTATCTCACGACGTCGAGCCGCGGCCTCATCCCGAGCCGCGCGCAGTCCGTTTCCGAAATGTCCTACGAGTTCGTGGCCAACATGCTGCGCGACGCAGCCGGCACGCAGGGCATGAAATTCTTCCCGATGGTGTTCTCGCTGTTCATGTTCGTGCTCGTCGCGAACATGCTCGGCATGTTCCCCTATTTCTTCACCGTCACCAGCCACATCATCGTCACCTTCGCGCTTGCGATGGTCGTGATCGGCACGGTCGTCATCTACGGCTTCTACAAACACGGGCTGAAGTTCCTCAAACTCTTCGTGCCCAGTGGCGTCCCCGCGGCGGTGCTGCCGATGGTGGTGATCATCGAGATCATCTCCTTCCTGTCACGCCCGGTCAGCCTCTCGGTTCGTCTTTTCGCGAACATGCTCGCCGGCCACATCACGCTGAAAGTGTTCGCGGGCTTCATCGTGTCGATGAGCAGCCTCGGCGCGCTCGGTGTCGGCGGGGCCATCCTTCCGCTGTTCATGACGGTCGCATTGACCGGCCTCGAATTCCTGGTGTCGTTCCTGCAGGCTTACGTCTTTGCCGTTCTCGCCTGCATGTATCTGAACGACGCCGTCCACCCGAGCCATTAG
- a CDS encoding PfkB family carbohydrate kinase gives MAFTSSIQTRVCALSDQRPGEVFCLGLAIQDTIMTVAAIPTQPVKIYASARREVGGGPAATAAVAVARLGGSARLAGRIGNDATGAAMRHELDAERVDTTWLKSFEGFQSPGATILMDGNGERVIVAYADPDMPSDPHWLEPDDLGGAFLCDLSWPQGALRGLRMARAAGVPSVLDADVSRHKRDDIAAVIDAADYVVFSRPGLAQFTGTDDIETGLRLASRPSHKLTGVTDGADGLFWLDNGALANARPPEVTVVDTVGAGDAFHGALALALSYRWPLERAIAFSNAVAALKCTMPGGRAGLPSADALARFDPSLSPF, from the coding sequence ATGGCCTTCACCTCTTCCATCCAGACACGGGTGTGCGCCTTGTCTGATCAGCGGCCGGGGGAGGTCTTCTGCCTTGGCCTCGCCATTCAGGACACGATCATGACCGTCGCTGCGATCCCGACGCAGCCCGTCAAGATCTATGCGAGCGCGCGCCGGGAGGTGGGCGGCGGGCCAGCCGCCACCGCCGCCGTCGCAGTCGCGAGGCTGGGCGGCAGCGCGCGTCTCGCCGGTCGCATCGGCAACGATGCGACCGGCGCAGCCATGCGGCACGAACTCGACGCCGAACGCGTCGACACGACCTGGCTCAAATCCTTCGAGGGATTTCAGTCGCCCGGCGCGACGATCCTGATGGACGGCAATGGCGAGCGCGTCATCGTCGCCTATGCCGATCCGGACATGCCATCCGATCCCCACTGGCTTGAGCCGGACGATCTCGGCGGCGCGTTCCTGTGTGATTTGTCTTGGCCGCAAGGCGCGCTCAGGGGGCTGCGCATGGCCCGCGCCGCAGGGGTTCCGAGCGTGCTCGATGCCGACGTCTCACGACACAAGCGCGACGACATCGCCGCCGTGATCGATGCAGCGGATTATGTCGTGTTCTCGCGGCCGGGTCTGGCGCAGTTCACCGGCACGGACGACATCGAAACGGGCCTTCGCCTTGCGTCGCGCCCGTCCCACAAGCTGACCGGCGTCACAGACGGCGCCGACGGTCTGTTTTGGTTGGACAACGGTGCTCTCGCCAATGCACGCCCACCCGAGGTGACCGTGGTAGACACGGTCGGCGCCGGCGATGCGTTCCACGGCGCGCTTGCGCTTGCTTTGTCGTATCGCTGGCCGCTGGAGCGCGCCATCGCGTTTTCCAACGCGGTCGCGGCGCTGAAATGCACGATGCCCGGCGGCCGCGCTGGACTGCCGAGCGCCGACGCGCTGGCCCGGTTCGACCCATCGCTCAGTCCTTTCTGA
- a CDS encoding YbfB/YjiJ family MFS transporter — protein MDSSARSPATYAIAGMIAMAVAMGIGRFVYTPILPGMMDALGLTASDAGLIASANYAGYLVGAVLGAGNWGQGREHTIAMVSLASSAVLAAAMGMTESMPAFIAIRFLAGVASAFVMVFLSTIIFSRLAAAGRSDLQVWHFGGVGIGIALSSVMTGAVLLGGAQWEANWLWSGALSIAGFAVVFALVDRGVPPQTRPAAEPPTPRSTAMTRIILAYGIFGFGYIVTATFLVTIVRQGDAGPLFESVVWLATGLAALPSVWLWSRVSRRIGLAQTFAVGCLVEAVGVIASVSMGGYAGPLLAGVLLGGTFVAVTAFGLTIGRELAGAAPRRVLALMTAAFGLGQIIGPVVGGIVADQTGSFTAPSLLAAAALIASAVAIWGVRSKV, from the coding sequence ATGGATTCGTCAGCCCGTTCGCCCGCCACCTATGCCATCGCCGGAATGATCGCGATGGCGGTCGCCATGGGCATCGGGCGTTTCGTCTACACGCCGATCCTGCCCGGCATGATGGACGCGCTCGGCCTTACCGCCTCCGATGCCGGGCTGATCGCGTCGGCCAATTATGCGGGCTATCTCGTCGGCGCGGTGCTTGGCGCGGGCAATTGGGGGCAGGGCCGGGAACACACGATCGCGATGGTCAGCCTCGCGTCGAGCGCGGTGCTCGCAGCCGCGATGGGCATGACGGAGAGCATGCCGGCCTTTATCGCGATCCGCTTCCTGGCAGGTGTCGCCAGCGCCTTCGTGATGGTTTTCCTGTCGACCATCATCTTCAGCAGACTGGCCGCCGCCGGACGATCCGACCTTCAGGTGTGGCACTTCGGCGGCGTGGGCATCGGCATAGCCCTGTCCTCCGTGATGACGGGCGCGGTCCTGCTGGGCGGCGCGCAGTGGGAGGCGAACTGGCTGTGGTCGGGAGCCCTCTCGATCGCCGGCTTCGCAGTCGTCTTCGCGCTGGTCGACCGTGGCGTCCCACCCCAGACAAGACCCGCTGCGGAGCCGCCGACGCCGCGCAGCACGGCCATGACACGCATCATCCTCGCCTATGGCATCTTCGGTTTCGGCTACATCGTCACGGCCACGTTCCTGGTGACGATCGTGCGGCAGGGCGATGCCGGCCCCTTGTTCGAATCGGTCGTCTGGCTGGCGACGGGTCTCGCGGCGCTGCCGTCCGTCTGGCTCTGGTCACGCGTGTCGCGCCGCATCGGCCTGGCTCAGACCTTTGCGGTCGGTTGCCTCGTCGAGGCGGTCGGCGTGATCGCCAGCGTCAGCATGGGCGGATATGCGGGTCCGCTTCTGGCGGGTGTCCTTCTGGGCGGGACGTTCGTCGCGGTCACCGCTTTCGGCCTCACGATCGGCCGCGAACTCGCAGGCGCCGCACCGCGCCGGGTGCTCGCGCTCATGACGGCTGCTTTCGGCCTGGGCCAGATCATCGGGCCGGTCGTCGGCGGCATCGTGGCCGATCAGACCGGCAGTTTCACCGCGCCCTCTCTCCTCGCAGCGGCGGCATTGATCGCGTCCGCAGTGGCAATCTGGGGTGTGCGCTCGAAGGTGTGA
- a CDS encoding polysaccharide deacetylase, giving the protein MNLTRRFALAALTSVFALPAVAAEKPLPTQYVIISFDGAQHIEQWQRSRALARKTGAEFTYFLSCVYLLTRADRALYDPPRHTTGRSNVGYAESKDDVAQRLRQLWTARMEGHEIASHGCGHFDGGEWSASEWESEFRQFSQILAGAWEINGIPHQPPSWKTFVETEIIGFRAPYLSTGAGLFDALEADGFAYDASTVSRGPAMPKHGTVTRFSLPMIPEGPSARPIIAMDYNLFVRHSGGLERGDPDGSFEARTRQAFTQALDDQLAGERLPLQIGFHFTLMNDGAYWRALEGFAEDACARESVRCVSYRTYLEETARSDG; this is encoded by the coding sequence ATGAACCTGACCAGACGCTTCGCTCTCGCTGCCCTCACCTCCGTGTTCGCGCTGCCTGCGGTGGCGGCGGAAAAACCCCTGCCCACTCAATATGTCATCATCTCCTTCGACGGCGCGCAGCATATCGAGCAATGGCAGCGCAGCCGCGCGCTCGCGCGCAAGACCGGGGCGGAGTTCACCTATTTCCTGTCCTGCGTCTATCTGCTGACCCGGGCCGACCGCGCGCTTTACGATCCGCCTCGCCACACGACCGGTCGATCCAATGTCGGTTACGCCGAATCGAAAGACGACGTCGCGCAGCGGCTGCGCCAGCTCTGGACCGCCCGCATGGAAGGCCACGAGATCGCCAGCCATGGCTGCGGCCACTTCGACGGCGGCGAATGGAGCGCATCGGAATGGGAGTCCGAGTTTCGCCAGTTCTCGCAAATCCTGGCCGGCGCGTGGGAGATCAACGGCATTCCGCACCAGCCGCCAAGCTGGAAGACATTCGTCGAGACGGAAATCATCGGTTTCCGCGCGCCTTACTTGTCGACCGGCGCCGGTCTCTTCGACGCGCTTGAGGCCGACGGCTTCGCCTACGACGCCAGCACGGTGTCGCGCGGACCGGCAATGCCGAAGCACGGCACCGTGACGCGGTTTTCGCTGCCGATGATTCCCGAAGGCCCGAGCGCCCGGCCCATCATCGCGATGGACTACAATCTCTTCGTGCGCCATTCGGGCGGGCTGGAGCGCGGCGATCCCGATGGTTCGTTCGAGGCACGCACGCGGCAAGCCTTCACGCAGGCGCTCGACGATCAGCTCGCGGGCGAGCGGCTGCCGCTTCAGATCGGCTTCCACTTCACCCTGATGAACGACGGCGCCTACTGGCGGGCGCTGGAAGGATTTGCGGAAGATGCCTGCGCGAGAGAGAGCGTGCGGTGCGTCAGTTACCGGACATATCTGGAAGAAACCGCCCGGAGCGACGGCTGA
- a CDS encoding tetratricopeptide repeat protein: MSDDSFFREVNQEMRQDRAHALWDRYGAIVIAAAVGVVLATSAYVAWDYWTQSRANASGDDYSQALTLAREGKTEEAQAALAQLEADGYGAYPVLARLRAATLQAEAGDHAAAVAGFDGVAGDRSVPTSIRDMARLRAGLLLVDHGTYADVAQRVEALTADTNQLRHSAREALALSAWKESRLADALALFEQITADDFAPQNIRQRAELMSELIRGSGTSS; encoded by the coding sequence ATGTCCGACGACAGTTTCTTTCGTGAAGTGAATCAGGAAATGCGCCAGGATCGCGCGCATGCCCTGTGGGACCGCTATGGCGCGATCGTCATCGCCGCCGCGGTCGGCGTCGTGCTTGCTACCTCGGCCTACGTCGCGTGGGATTACTGGACGCAGTCGCGCGCCAATGCGTCGGGCGATGATTACTCGCAGGCGCTGACGCTGGCGCGCGAGGGCAAGACCGAGGAAGCGCAAGCCGCGCTCGCCCAGCTCGAGGCGGACGGCTATGGCGCCTATCCGGTTCTGGCGCGCCTGCGGGCCGCCACGCTGCAGGCCGAGGCCGGCGATCACGCCGCCGCCGTTGCCGGGTTCGACGGCGTTGCGGGTGACAGGAGCGTTCCGACCTCGATCCGCGACATGGCGCGGCTGCGCGCCGGGCTTCTTCTTGTCGATCACGGCACCTATGCCGACGTCGCCCAGCGCGTCGAGGCGTTGACCGCCGACACCAACCAGCTTCGCCACTCCGCGCGCGAGGCCTTGGCACTCTCTGCGTGGAAGGAAAGCCGCCTGGCCGACGCCCTCGCACTCTTCGAACAGATCACCGCCGACGATTTTGCTCCGCAAAATATTCGGCAGCGAGCAGAACTCATGTCCGAACTGATCCGCGGTTCGGGCACGTCGTCTTAA